A part of Limihaloglobus sulfuriphilus genomic DNA contains:
- a CDS encoding tyrosine-type recombinase/integrase: MSKQLVNLRTRSSRDGQSFTYYLDYLDEFNKRHRISLGHSNRRKAERQRTHKEQELRMGIIEPESMKLSKFLENSLLRTGSQIRESTQVEYRASMNDFINAVGNIDYQNVTHRHGEVFLQNCLDEGNSPATTAKKLRQIRRFFQLAVQRGQLDDNPLKYVKSPKVPKKKVRVYTTDECSNILESSRKIQKKSVLQWDLLITIALVTAMRKSELLNTVWSDIDFEKKTIEVSPKRDTEETWEWHVKDTDCRILPLTDLAIRLLIQLQAERPVGYPYVFLPPQRYDHIQKLRKRGSWTLSSARIKVINNFTRQFKRILTLAGIDKGEFHDLRRTGLSRMLARGLSKYDLMTIAGHAKFETTQQFYLAVEDNLVGRARDAVTEGFGDILARTWHAGDF; the protein is encoded by the coding sequence ATGAGCAAACAATTGGTAAATTTACGAACAAGGTCATCTCGTGATGGCCAGAGTTTTACATATTATTTAGATTATCTTGATGAATTTAACAAACGACATCGGATTTCATTAGGACATTCCAACCGGCGGAAGGCTGAACGCCAACGAACGCATAAAGAGCAGGAATTGAGGATGGGTATTATTGAACCTGAATCAATGAAGCTTAGTAAGTTCTTGGAAAACAGCCTTTTACGCACAGGAAGCCAGATAAGAGAAAGCACTCAGGTAGAATACAGGGCATCTATGAATGATTTTATAAATGCAGTAGGTAATATAGATTATCAAAATGTTACGCATAGGCATGGTGAAGTTTTTCTTCAGAATTGCCTTGATGAAGGTAATAGTCCTGCAACTACCGCGAAAAAGCTACGTCAAATCAGACGGTTTTTCCAACTGGCAGTCCAGAGAGGACAGCTTGATGATAATCCTTTGAAATACGTGAAGTCCCCTAAGGTACCTAAGAAAAAGGTAAGGGTATACACTACTGATGAATGTAGCAACATCTTAGAATCTTCTCGTAAAATTCAGAAAAAATCTGTATTACAATGGGATTTGTTGATCACTATTGCGTTGGTAACTGCAATGCGAAAGAGTGAATTGTTAAATACCGTTTGGAGTGACATTGATTTTGAGAAAAAAACTATTGAGGTTAGCCCTAAGCGAGATACTGAAGAAACCTGGGAGTGGCACGTAAAAGATACTGATTGTCGAATTCTGCCCCTAACAGATTTGGCAATTAGATTACTGATCCAGCTCCAGGCTGAACGCCCAGTAGGTTATCCTTATGTGTTTTTGCCTCCGCAGCGATATGATCATATCCAAAAACTCCGCAAGCGAGGTAGCTGGACATTAAGTTCGGCAAGAATCAAGGTGATCAACAATTTCACCCGTCAGTTCAAGAGAATCTTGACGTTGGCGGGCATTGACAAAGGCGAGTTTCACGACTTACGAAGAACTGGTTTGAGCAGGATGCTTGCCAGAGGTCTGAGTAAGTATGATCTGATGACTATTGCCGGCCATGCCAAATTTGAGACAACCCAACAGTTTTATCTGGCGGTTGAAGATAATTTGGTTGGTCGGGCACGTGATGCGGTCACTGAAGGCTTCGGTGACATTTTGGCACGCACTTGGCACGCAGGTGATTTTTAA
- a CDS encoding vWA domain-containing protein: MNYTGFANRVHSEAKGETTLTAIDFSPSMDFNDWKPTRLSGAITANTELIKKKLKLFPDDRVGIIGFGNVAKLMHAPVCLKSGHENLIRALETRVKSDGTNFVAALNLAEKCFADKMIQPTGNPVSDMLTGLFFEMKPKKIMDNNHKRIILLTDGQHNGGGSPATVAQRLKDIGVIIDCIGIGGAPKDVDENLLRMIASQNPDGSVRYCFIGDQDQLISKYESLATHIMPL, translated from the coding sequence ATGAATTACACAGGATTTGCAAATAGAGTTCATTCAGAGGCAAAGGGAGAAACCACGCTGACCGCGATCGACTTCTCACCTTCAATGGATTTTAACGACTGGAAACCCACAAGATTATCAGGTGCTATAACGGCCAATACGGAGCTGATAAAAAAGAAACTAAAATTATTCCCCGATGACAGAGTTGGGATAATAGGGTTTGGTAATGTCGCAAAATTGATGCATGCACCGGTATGCCTGAAAAGCGGACATGAAAACTTAATAAGAGCCCTGGAAACACGGGTCAAGTCAGACGGCACAAATTTTGTAGCAGCACTTAATCTGGCTGAAAAATGCTTCGCCGACAAAATGATCCAGCCAACGGGAAACCCCGTTTCAGATATGCTGACGGGATTGTTCTTTGAGATGAAACCTAAGAAAATAATGGATAATAATCACAAACGGATAATCCTGCTGACAGACGGCCAGCATAACGGTGGAGGTTCTCCAGCGACTGTAGCCCAACGGCTGAAAGACATCGGCGTTATCATCGATTGTATCGGTATCGGGGGTGCCCCGAAAGACGTAGACGAAAATCTGCTTCGAATGATTGCATCTCAAAACCCCGATGGATCAGTCAGGTATTGTTTCATAGGAGATCAGGATCAACTGATCAGCAAATACGAATCATTGGCAACCCATATTATGCCTTTATAG
- a CDS encoding Hsp70 family protein, whose amino-acid sequence MIIPGIDAGNSRFKFAEPGVTGVPQLITNRFGEPFTPSAVFFQAEGPPIVGTEALNAGFAEPDRLVTNWKRSMGTDAVLHSSDDGTAYRAMDILAILLADAKDSIEIKTDQVVNEAVITVPANYTEAQKQQTIDAAAKAGIKAILLPHEPTAAALGNELHKRNNCTALVFDLGGGTFDVSIVRSTGNVCEIIATGGDPNVGGRDFNDRVGEKLLDEFENTNSFRPSKEKHPIFFQEMTQRIEQLKISLSIKTQSQIVLSCEGNQLNMSVSRDQFNSWVTDIAKKTIVTTEKVIAGANLDMSQIDEVYAVGGGSMMPIIKELLEEVTGKKVSRRCEPHVAAAMGAVLAGRIEYSRQGKSYKCGEVVLPAPVTILHDILSYSVGVMALDEQGNEVCSEILPEKTPVPSIQTRLFKLAQPDQTAVTIKILEGEDGKNADRCLSIGHFDLNGLPVRPDMIGRIEVTFSLDSNGLLTAKARDTASGKTAEMEIAYDYSGKNQDGSQAA is encoded by the coding sequence ATGATTATTCCAGGTATTGACGCAGGAAACTCACGGTTCAAATTTGCAGAGCCAGGTGTTACCGGTGTTCCGCAGTTAATCACCAACAGGTTTGGTGAGCCATTCACACCAAGTGCCGTGTTCTTCCAGGCAGAGGGACCGCCAATAGTTGGTACAGAAGCCTTGAACGCCGGTTTTGCAGAACCGGATCGGCTTGTTACCAACTGGAAGAGGAGTATGGGTACAGATGCAGTGCTGCATTCATCTGACGATGGTACCGCCTACAGGGCAATGGACATACTGGCGATCCTGCTTGCTGATGCTAAGGACAGCATAGAGATCAAGACTGACCAGGTTGTTAATGAGGCCGTGATTACCGTCCCCGCCAACTATACAGAAGCTCAGAAACAGCAGACAATCGATGCCGCCGCTAAGGCTGGCATTAAGGCAATCCTGTTACCGCATGAGCCGACCGCTGCGGCTCTGGGTAATGAACTCCATAAAAGAAACAACTGTACTGCACTTGTCTTTGACCTTGGCGGTGGAACATTTGATGTCTCTATCGTTCGATCAACCGGCAACGTCTGCGAGATTATCGCTACCGGCGGTGACCCCAATGTCGGCGGAAGAGACTTTAATGACCGGGTTGGCGAGAAGCTTCTGGATGAGTTTGAAAATACCAATAGCTTTAGACCATCAAAAGAGAAACACCCTATATTTTTCCAGGAGATGACTCAGAGGATAGAACAACTCAAGATCAGTCTCTCTATAAAGACACAGTCGCAGATTGTTCTTTCTTGCGAGGGTAACCAGTTGAATATGTCCGTATCAAGAGATCAGTTTAACTCCTGGGTAACCGATATTGCCAAAAAGACCATTGTAACAACCGAAAAGGTCATTGCAGGTGCTAATCTGGATATGTCTCAGATAGATGAAGTGTACGCTGTCGGCGGCGGTTCCATGATGCCCATAATCAAAGAGCTGCTTGAGGAGGTTACCGGCAAAAAGGTTTCACGCAGGTGTGAACCGCATGTTGCAGCTGCTATGGGTGCGGTACTTGCCGGTCGGATTGAGTATAGCCGACAGGGAAAATCATATAAATGCGGCGAAGTCGTATTGCCGGCACCAGTAACGATCCTCCATGATATCCTGAGCTATTCGGTTGGAGTAATGGCTTTGGATGAGCAAGGCAATGAAGTATGCAGTGAGATACTTCCAGAGAAAACACCAGTACCGTCAATACAGACCCGGCTGTTCAAGCTTGCCCAGCCTGATCAGACTGCCGTTACAATCAAGATACTGGAAGGCGAAGATGGCAAAAACGCCGACCGGTGCCTGAGCATAGGCCATTTCGACCTTAATGGCCTTCCAGTCCGCCCGGATATGATAGGCAGGATCGAGGTCACCTTCTCATTGGACAGCAACGGTCTTTTGACGGCAAAGGCACGTGATACCGCAAGTGGCAAGACTGCTGAGATGGAGATTGCCTACGATTATTCGGGCAAGAACCAGGATGGTTCGCAGGCGGCCTGA
- the grpE gene encoding nucleotide exchange factor GrpE, producing the protein MEEKKNILEQSASMAARLFQNLGLFIDESVKNNLHTMSDNVVQLSNQLSQVDTKQQQSIYDAQGIRKELEDISSIGKLLESTVETTRILSKEHYDQSVIQPIVRSLFPVFDLVEDTRRHRADADCKADDFLDALWSQMLQFLSVYDVDIIRHQTDDKFDAKLMKPIEKIPTTNKELDKCVAQSLQVGFSMGSQRMLRLETISLFEYQASETNITSIERNQK; encoded by the coding sequence ATGGAAGAAAAGAAAAACATCTTAGAGCAGAGTGCCTCTATGGCAGCAAGATTGTTTCAAAATCTTGGGCTTTTTATCGACGAATCTGTGAAGAATAACCTGCATACGATGTCAGATAATGTCGTGCAGCTATCTAATCAGCTGAGTCAGGTTGACACAAAACAGCAGCAAAGCATCTATGATGCTCAAGGCATTAGAAAGGAGTTGGAAGATATTTCATCAATCGGAAAACTCCTTGAAAGCACTGTCGAAACAACCCGCATCCTGTCAAAAGAACATTATGATCAAAGTGTGATCCAGCCGATTGTCAGGTCATTGTTCCCCGTGTTTGATCTTGTAGAAGATACTCGCAGACACCGGGCAGATGCAGATTGCAAAGCAGATGACTTTTTAGATGCTCTCTGGAGTCAGATGCTGCAGTTTCTGTCTGTTTACGATGTTGATATCATCAGGCATCAAACAGACGATAAATTCGACGCGAAGCTGATGAAGCCAATCGAAAAAATACCAACAACAAATAAAGAACTTGATAAATGTGTTGCTCAATCCCTTCAGGTGGGATTCAGTATGGGCAGCCAAAGGATGCTGAGGCTTGAAACTATTTCACTTTTCGAGTACCAGGCATCAGAAACTAATATAACCTCTATCGAAAGGAATCAAAAATGA
- the istB gene encoding IS21-like element helper ATPase IstB yields MNNSLHNTLKSLRLSGMLETLEVRLQEAAGNSLTHAEFLELILQDEMLVRKHRQIQRGIKAAGFRELKTLEEFDWQFNTSIKRSRIFDMATCRFISEGVDVLLLGPPGVGKSHLCQAIGYQAVKAGMAVRYRSIFDVARDFLHEDAFACQDKVMNRYLKPELLIIDDMGIKHLPKRCGEYLLEIIMRRHENKSTMMTSNRPLEDWGKLIGDVPSATAILDRFLHHAEIINITGRSYRLKDRAEHGACEKRAGHEG; encoded by the coding sequence ATGAACAATTCACTGCATAACACATTAAAATCACTAAGGTTGTCAGGTATGCTTGAGACACTTGAAGTTCGATTGCAGGAGGCAGCCGGCAACAGCCTCACTCATGCTGAGTTTTTAGAACTGATCCTGCAGGATGAGATGCTGGTCAGAAAGCATCGCCAGATCCAAAGGGGTATTAAGGCTGCCGGGTTTAGAGAACTCAAGACACTGGAGGAGTTTGACTGGCAGTTCAATACTTCGATTAAAAGAAGCCGGATATTTGATATGGCCACATGCCGCTTTATCAGTGAGGGCGTTGATGTTCTGCTGCTTGGCCCTCCGGGTGTGGGCAAGAGTCATTTGTGTCAGGCGATAGGCTATCAGGCAGTCAAGGCAGGCATGGCTGTGCGGTACCGCTCGATATTTGATGTTGCCAGGGATTTTCTGCACGAAGATGCCTTTGCCTGTCAGGATAAGGTAATGAACAGATATCTCAAGCCGGAGCTGCTGATAATCGATGACATGGGCATCAAGCATCTGCCAAAACGCTGCGGCGAGTATCTGCTGGAGATCATTATGCGGCGACATGAAAACAAATCCACGATGATGACCTCCAACAGGCCGCTGGAAGACTGGGGCAAGCTAATTGGCGATGTACCATCGGCAACCGCAATCCTGGACAGGTTTTTGCATCATGCTGAGATCATCAACATCACAGGCCGCAGCTACCGACTCAAGGACCGTGCCGAGCATGGTGCCTGTGAGAAAAGAGCCGGCCATGAGGGCTGA